A window of Granulicella arctica genomic DNA:
TTTTGAGGCTGGGCGCTTGAGCACAACCTCTTTTTGGAACGGGCCTCGCTCGAACAGGCCGGTCCATGTCTGCGATTCTGGGTGCCAGACCAGTTCCACATCCGTTGTAGGGAGATCGGCTTTACCAGTCAGGTGAATCCCTAGCCGATGCCCGTCCCAGCTCGCACCGCCATTCGGTGCGTTGAAAAAGTTGAAGCCAAAGGGCTCTACATCTGGACCCGCGCGTTGGTAGAGGCCGACGGTGAACTCTCCCTCCAATTGAGGCTGGCCTGCGAGACTTGCGGGTGTCCCGTGAATGTATGTGGTCAGGATGATGTTCATGCCCACTGCGCCACCATGACCGTCCGAAACCTCCCATCGCCCGGCCAAGGCTTCTGGGTTAGGTACCAGGGAGGCGTCCTGCTGCGCGTTTCCTACTCCACTCGCAAGCAACACCATCAGGCTAAGACGTATCCAGGTGCGCATGGGGAATCCTTTAGAACCGTCTGCAAGTGACTCTAAATCTGATTCGCGAGTCGTGCCGTTCCTATCGAACGTTTGCGCTTCCAACGCAGGAATCGTTGGAAACTAAAGGTGACTGCGAAGAGCACTAGAGCTGTAGAGATATAGCCGCCAATAAATATGATGATCCATCCCCAATGATGCGAAGGGCTAACGGGGGGAAGTGAGCCTGGCGGCAAAACTACGATAGTACGCGGCCCTGAGACACCGCGACGATCAAACCAGTCAAGAGCTAACAACCCTGCTGCGTGCAGGACAGTCCATTGGAATGCGAGTATTTGGAGATACCATGGCATCTCCGTCGAGGAGCCGGGATCGAGAGCCAAGGCTCCGCATCGAAAGTTCGCTGCTTCTACCGCCAATGCAGCAAGCAAAATGAACGCTGCCTGCCACTTTTTCCCAAGCCGTGAAGCGGCTATGCTCATGCAACAAATCTAGCACTTAAGTTTCTGGCAACATCAGACATACGCTGGGGAACGTGACTTAGCTGCTGCCAACGAATACCTATAGAAATATCTGCCAGCGGTCTGTGGCAAAAGTTGCGATGCTTTAGCACTATTCGGGGTCACTACACCGGTTAACGTGGGGCTGGATGCGTCACCTGAATGCGGTAGCCCACCGGCGGATAGAAAAGTCTCAGATCAGGCTCCACGCGGTGAATGTCCGACAGCATTATGCTGTCGTTGCTGTCACACAGACAAATGACTTCCTTCAGGTCAGGCGAATGCCAATTTTTACCTACGGTCGTTATTGGCTTTCCGGGCTGATTTGTGTAGGTGGTCGTCACACGTTGCCGTTCTACCGTATTCCGTCGATGTGGAGGGGCGGCAGCCGTTCGACCAGAGTGTCCGAATCGCCTTGCTTTGTTTCTCCTAGAGGTATTTGCTCCATGATCTTCGCCATCGTCAATCCCTCGGCGTACTTCAAGGTTTGTGGAGCGCAGGTTACATTTGCCACGTGCGAGACGTTGTCTGGCGGATCGGGCCGAGCCTCGCTCCAGTTGAAATTGCAATGCGAGACCGGATCGGAAACCAAAACGGTATAGATACCCACGGAGGAACCGTCTGACAAGCCCATACTGCCGCTCCTGAACTCGGACCGCGTGCGGCCAAGGCTATCCCGTAGCTGCGGGCTGCGCGTGACGGTTTCGATAACTTCGCCGTTAGCCAATTTTGACCTGCTGGTCTCAACGGAGACAGCAGTATACGGAAGTCCAGTGATCGGCCCAGGAGACTCATTTTTCTCGCCACCTTGATCGGCGGGGTACCAGCGTGCCGGAAACTTATCCGAAGGGTCGGGTGCTCTGTGCACATAATCATGCGGATCAAGAGAGTGGAAGTCTTGTGCTGCGGAGGTCCCTAGCGCAGCCGTAGTCAGCACACCTGGAACATCAGCCCGACCTACGATAAGAAGCGGCTCTCTATGCGGCTTGGCCTCTCGTATAACGCCGCGAACATCTTCGCGTACAACTATAGCGACGGCAACGCCGGCCCGCTCGTCTTCAACCACAAGGGAGTTGTTCAACCCACCGGCGATACGGCGAGTGGCGGTGGGATTACCGGCCCCAATGGGGATCAATACCTTTACGCCCACCTCCAGACCGACCTGCAAGGAAGCTACCGTCTGGGTAAAGGTTTCACCGCAGTAGTCTATGGACTCAACCTGAACAATGAAGTCTTTGGCTTCTATCAGGGCAATACAGACTCGCCGATTCAGCGCGAGTTCTACAAGCCCACCTTTGGCGGCGGACTGCGCTGGTCGCCAACGCACGAGCACTAAACGCGAGGGTTTAAAGAAGCGCCGTATACGTAACAGTCACTTTAAGGCTGCCTGTACCTGTGGTGGTGATGGGCCGCTGTGACTGTCGCAATCTGATGCCTTATTAGAGATTGCCTATTGAAGTCGGTGCTCGCTTCCAGAATGAGCTTCGGAGCGCCATTCCTCGTGCCGTCAGTGGATAAAGATGATCTCGTTTGACCGAGTCTCTATCGCAGTCAACCACTGCCAATCAACTTTGACAGGCGGGCGAAATTGCTAAAACCAGGTTTTTTTCGAGTATTGGAAGTACCTAATTCTAAATGCGGTAAATAGCGTTTTGCGCTCCGCACGGATGCGTTGTACCTGAATTGGAACAAGTACCAGGAGACCTAGAAGAAGCCATGACTTATCAAGATAAATTACGAGACTTGCCAGACTCACACCGCGAAACAAGTAAATTGGGTTTTGTATTCTTGAATAAAGGCCATCGGTAACTAGCTGCCGTGCCTCTGTCATTGGGGTAAAGCTCGAGCCGAGTTGCCAGCGCGCTATAGTCCAAAGGATTTGCGAGCAGGTCCATAGTGTGAGCGCAACCCATCGTAGTGGAGTCCACGGCAACTGCACGTTCCAAGCCGCTACAGCGACTGCCGCAATTGTGACCAGGATGACGGTGCGACGTTTAGAACGTCGCTTTCTTAGTTGCTTGCGCTTGTCATCGAAAGCATCATCCTCACTTTGAGCGTTCACCAGCGCTGAGGATGCCTCGGCGTCGGACATCATTGCTTCAGTAGGCACTTCTTCCCAGTGCTCTCCACAGTGCTCACAGAACCAGCAATTCCCTTCCCGCAACGCTTCCAGACTCATGGAATCAGTTCCACACGATCGACACGTTGGCGCGACGACCCTGCTGGATTCAAATTCAGCTACGATCCGTTGTGCATGTTCTGCTGAGATACCCTCCGCGATCAGTTTCGCGGCATGTTCGGCGTTGTCGAGCCCCACCGTGACTTGGAGCCGATGGGATGCCCTCTCCCTTGAACCGGCACTAGACTGGTTGCGATGTCCACACTAGCTTTATCGGCTCCGCCTCGTATCGCCAGCAGGACACCGCCGCTGTGGTCAATGCGGTTGGACCGAACGGTCCCATCGTACAGAACGTCCTTACCCCAAACCGCAACTCGCAGTACTCCATCCGGGTCACCAATGACCTGTCGCCGACGCATCAACTTTCCCTCGCCTATAACTTCGAGCACAGCAGCAGCGCCAACGCCGGCGTGGGCGGAATCGTTCTGCCGGAGGCAGGCTTTAATCTGCAATCGCGCGAGGATGACTTCATCATCAACGATCGCATCATCGTCTCACCGAACCTTATAAACCAGCTTCAGATTACGTTTGAAAAAGATGAAGACCTCACGCGCAGCGTAAGCAGTGCGCCGTCCATCCAGGTGAGCGGCTCTTTTATCGGCGGGGGCGTGCAGGCCGCTACGAGTGGCAAACCTTTCTGCCGGACGATAACAACTTCGCGCCACGCATTTCGCTTGCTTATGCGCCGGGCAAAAGCACGACGGTCGTCCGTGCGGGTGCCGGCATCTTCTATGATCGAACCGGCGGTGATTTTCCGGGCACCGTAAAGGTCCATGATGGTGTCGTACTCCATTCGGTGCAGATTCAGAATCCCACCTTCCCTCTCGCGCAGGGCGTCAGCTACAGCGCTCTTCCAACCAACCTGGTGCGGTTCGATCCCCACGTGCGAACCCCTTACGCCATGCAGTACAGCTTCGGTGTGGAACGGCAACTGAGTCACTCCGTGACCGTCACGGCCGCATATCGCGGCCAGGTGCAGGCGAAGAGCTTTCGCTCGCGCGATGCGAATGCACCGATACTTCCAACGAATCCTGACCTTGCGGCGACTTACTCGCGGCCGGACTCAAGCTACGGCGAGATTCAGCAGATCGAATCGGGCGGGCGCACGCTTCTCAACGCCTTCGATCTCTCGTATCGGGGCCGCGCGGGACGCTGGTTTTCCGGACAGGCGCAATACACGTTCTCTCGCTTCGCCGGCAATACCGGCGGCATCAATGCATTCCCCCAGAACCAATATTTACCGAATGATGAGTGGGGCCGGGCCGACCAGGACCGGCGTCAACGCTTCAACCTGATTGGCAACATCAACCCGGACCACTGGCTATCTCTCGGGGTCAATGCCACACTGTATTCAGGGCTGCCCTTCACGGCGACGACCGGCGACGATTTCTTCCACACAGGACTCGGCAACGCGCGACCAGCGGGGATAGGCCGGAACACATTTCAAGGAGGAGGTGTCGCTTCGCTCGACCTGATCTACAATCACGACTTCTTCCTGAGCAAGGAGAAAGGCGACAACGCCAGATTTCTGTCCGCGGGCGTCTCGGGATTCAACGTACTCAACCGCACGAACTATACCAGCTATATCGGCACACTCAGCTCGTCGTGCTTCGGTGAACCCACCGCCGCTCTGGCTACCCGGCAGATCCAGTTCTCTCTGGGCTACAGGTTCTAAGGCTGCTTCTGTTATTCAGGGCGGGGGGGGATTCTTGCAGATCGATGCCGTCACTTCGCAAAGCAAATCGTCTACAAGACACATTGTCTACAAGACATCTCGCCTACCAGACACACAGGGGAACTCACGAGTGGAACACTTTCGTCCTTGGTTGCGAAAGACGCTGTTGATTGCTTCATTGGTGCAGTTTTCGTTCGCACAGGCTGTTACTCCTGCTCCAGAGGCCGCAGGATCTTCACCGACGTACCTGCTGCACCAGAATGTTGAAGAGGTGCTGCTCTACTGCACGGTGCTTGACCATCAGGGCAACCTTGTCACCGACCTCGAGCGCTCCGCATTCAAGGTGGCCGAAGACAAGGCGTCTGTCGCCATCACCCACTTCGACCACAGGGATGTCCCGGTCTCACTCGCGCTGGTTCTCGACGGCTCGGGTTCCATGAAGGAGAAGCGTTCGGCTGTGCAGGCGGCTGCCGTCGATCTCATCAAGGCGTCGAACCCCGACGACGAGACCTCCGTGACGAACTTCGCCGACACAAGCTACCTCGACCAGGACTTCACAAGCGATCTACCTCGATTGCAGTCGGCTTTAGGGCAGAGCAAAACGGTCTCCGGTGGAACCGCGTTGTTCGATACCGTCATCTCGGCGGCAAACCACCTGGCCGAAGCCTCACACCGGAACAAAGAGGTCATCGTGGTGGTGACGGACGGACGGGACAACGCTTCTGCCGCCGACCTTTCCTCCGCGATCCGTCGTGTGCAGACTGCGAACGGCCCGGTCATCTACAGCATCGGCCTGCTGTACGACCTGCCGGGCTCGGACGCACGGCGGGCGCGTCATGATCTGCAGGCCCTTTCGGACGAGACCGGCGGCATCGCCTTCTTTCCTGCCTCGGTGCAGGAGGTCGACAGGATCGCCGCCGAGGTCTCAAAGGATATTCGCAACCAATACACCATCGGCTACCGGCCTCCGTCCAACACATCGAGTGATGGATATCGGACGATCGCCGTGCAGGCGGCTTCCTCAAGCCACCGCGACCTGGTCGTCCGGACACGTAAGGGATACCTTCGCACAAAGGCTTCCACCTCCAACAACTAGCTCCAGTCAGCAAGTGTGTCAGTATCGAGAACAACCAGAGTTGTCAGGTCAAGGAGCTTATGCAGAGATCGTACGGAGCTATTTTCGCGGGCGGCATCTTCACAGTCGCGGCTTGCTCCATGCCGGCGCAGCAGGCGACACTGCCACCCGGCACCGCACTGCGCATCGAATTGGACCATAGTCTTCGGAGCCATAGGGGAGCGTCTGTCCGAGGGCATCTTACCGAACCGCTCTACCTTGTGGATCACCAGCTCATTCCCGCTAATTCGCTTGTGTCTGGAAAGATTGGCGGCACGCATCCCGGCTCCCGGCAGGAGCATGTACAACGCCTGCTCGCCGCTGATTTTACGCCGCCCAGGGTGCCGGACATCGTCTTCAGCTCCATTACGGTGCCTGCACAGGGCAGCGTGGCGGCTTACACCATCCCGATCGATGCGCCGGCCGTGCGGACCGATGCGAGCGTGCTTACACTCGGCACGAAGACTAAGAAGCAATCCATCAAGGAGCGGATCGGCGCGGCGTTCCGCAAGAGCAAGCAGGATGTCAGCGAGGGTGTGAAGGATCGCCATTACAGTGAAATTGTTGAAAAGTGGGCAATCGGCCAGTTGCCGTATCACCCAGAAATCCTCTGGAGAAAGACGAGGTACAACGCCGACCTTGCGACGCCGGCGATCGCACAAGATACCTCACAACCTGAGCTGCCGCTTGAGGACCTTCACGGACGCCTGCCACAGGGTGCGCTGCACGCTCGTCTCACCTCGCCGCTCACCTCGGAGACGGCACGGCGCGACGACCCGGTCGAAGCCATCATCACCAGGCCGCTGCTCTCGGCTGACGGCTCCCGGCTATTGGTGCCGGAAGGAACGCATCTGCACGGCAAGGTCGTGCAGACCAAGGCCGCGCGCCGCTTCGGGCACAATGGCGACCTGCGCTTCGCCTTTCGCAACCTTGATCTTCCGACAGCAGACGGACCTACGCAACTTACCGAGATTCACGGCCGGCTCTCCGCAGCCGAGACGGCTCCCGGCCAGCATGTCACCATCGACGAGGAAGGTGAGGTCAAAGCAAGCGATGGCCCCGCCAAGTACGCTGAACCGCTGCTCCTGGGTGTCCTTGCAGCCGCAGCCGGGCCGGACGATGAGCATCCAGGCACACCCCGTCCAGGCGCCGCAACCGTCTCTTCCAACGGCTTCGGTCTGATCGCCCGCGTTGTCTCGCTCAGTACGAGAAACACCAGCGTCATTCAAGGCTTTGCCTACTACTCCCTCGCCAAGTCTGTTTATTTTCACTTTATCGCCAAAGGGCATGACACGACCTTTCCGCACGATACCGAGATTGAGGTGACGCTGTCGGAACGATGAGGATTTGCGTCTTTTACGAGTGCTGGAAGAGCCATTCGAGATCAGGAATCTTCTCAGAGACCTCTTTGCGGAGAGCTTCCGCCTGACGAGCGGCGTCTGCTTCGCTTGTGGCTGAGGTCGCTGGAATCTCCATCACGAGAATGCCAATCGGGCGGCTCTTCGTATCGAACATCAGCATCTTCATGTTGTAGAAAGCGCCGTCCGTATTGAGCGGGCCGTAGGTCTTGCCATCTTTAGTAGCCGCGAAGTCGCCGATGGAGGTATGGATGCCGATTCTGCTTGCGTTCCCATTCGCAATGAGAATCATCTCCTTCTGACGCGGCGGGATGACGTGAAGTCCTATCCTGGGGTCCCGGCAGAATTCGGAGATAGGGCACGATAATCTCGGCAGGCTCATTGAGAACAAAGGGTTTAGCTCAGCACTGGTACTTTACATCAAGGCTCGCGTGACGTGACTGTATGTTGTTGATTTCATTGGCAGACTCTGCCACTAACGTGCTTTACTTTCCGAATTCTGACGGGCCCCCTGCTTAGCGTACATAAATTACCCTTTCTTGAACTGTCCCCTATGTACGAAAGCCGCAACTCAAATATGTTCCGGGAGACGATAGGCCTTTGACGCACGATGCTTACAGGGCATCCACGTCCAATACCGTCCAGGTACCGGCACCTTCGGCAACCAAGACACTGGTCACCAAGAAGGGGGCCGTCAACTAAGCTGATCACAAACAGCACTAACTAACCGGCCCAACAACAAAGCTCCTCCCATCGAAAACAGTCTGTGGGAGGAGCCTTGCATCTAAAGAGAGATAAAGCGGTGCGACGAACGGTGTCCTCTGAGGTTGAAACGATGAGCAGAAGAATGGATGAAGCCCTCGTTCTGCGAGTGCAAGAACATCTTCACCGTAAGCTGGCAGAAGAGTTTCCTGGGACGATCAATGTTGCTGCGCTCTTCCTGGAATGTCCTGTAGGGATCGAACTCTGGATGGAACACTGCACACGGAAACCCAATGCTTCTCTTCTCGCACCCCTCAGTGCCGAAGACGATCCGGACGCCCATGGGGACTCGGTCAAGTTTTGGAACCATGTCAATGAGTGTGCGGAGTGCAACCCGGTATAGCCACATGTTGCCTTTCGACAACGATGGACACCCTTACTGCACCGTTATTTAGTATTGATGGCGGCTAGTCCCAGCACTGTATGAATCTGCTGGTAAGCGTTTCGATTGTCTCTCATGGCGCCTCTGGATACATCGCAGGGAATGTGCTGGTTCTGCAACTTTTTCGCGAAGTAGACATGCCGATGTCCATTCGAACAACGGAACACGCCATAAGAAGGAATGCTGCTCATCGATCCGAATTCAGGATCTCCATGTTTACCGAAGACATAGGTCGTCTGGCAGGTTCTGCATCGAATTCCCCAACATGGACAATCTGAATGGAGCAAACAGCACGGATAGGAGAACTCGATCGGAGAAGCAACAGCCATTTCACTTGGATGCAATTCGATGTCTCGTAGGCAGCGTTTGAAGACAACACGTTCCTCTGCTTTGCCGTGCCCAGAAGGATTGCTCTTGATCTTAAGAACTGAAGCTGATCCACGAATACATGGGTGTGCGGAGTTGGCAGAGAGTCAAACCAGGCACTGCAATTGTTCTCACCGCACGAAGCCTTTCGATTCGAAAGCGAAGGGGAACAAAGACTTCTCTTGGTTAGGCTACTGCTTCTATGAGCGGTGTCGGGTGCGGAAGTGGCTGCTACAGTTGGCGCAGCGATACGGCCAATACCCGGCAAGGTTCCAGAATCGATCGATGCCATGACGGTGCACGCGGACTGCGCTCTGGTTTTTACACTTTGGACAAATCACGGGTTCGCGATCCACAATCTTCGATGATTTCCGCATAGGCGATAGTAGCAGCGTTGCTGCAGTGAAATCCGTTCTGCTTACCTGCTCTCGTCCCCCTTTACTTCGTCCGCCGAGACGGCGCTTTGCTCAATACGACCGAAGTTGCCGAAAGACTCTGCGGGAAAGAGATACCGGCGACGTGCTTGAGCGGGCCTGCTACACCAAATTGCGCTAAATGATGGTCAATGTGTTTTGTACTGAATCGCCCATTGATGCGGTTTGAGCGGCTCAAAGAAAGGATGTCGCGAGAAGCTCTTTCAATGCCTCTGGTGTGAATGTGCTGGCAGCGAGTACCACCTCCACTTCGTGAGGTCCTTCAGCCTCCGCGCCGCTTCTAGTGGGCGATAGACATCGATAAGAAAAAACGAAAGTCGGCAAGAGCATACAGAAACGGGCTACTGGATTTGGAATAACTTTAGTATGAAGCCGATTGCGAATTGGATAGGCTCATCCCTCTCATGGCTGACTCTCAACCTCTTTTGGAAAGGCTTGACTCATTAGAAACGACTTCCGCGCAATTCGTTGGTTTATGGCATGCCAGCTTTAACGTTGTTTCTGCGCTACAGCGGCTTTTCTCAATGCAAATCCGCTTGAGGACGGACGCACTGCCAGGTAGACGAAAGCAGCCACGATGATCGCCAGCATGAAGAAGAATAGGAAAGGGTTACAGCGAATGCTGTGTGTCCCTGAAGGACTCTTCTTGAGGATCGGCTTACCTGGTTGCATCATCATCAGATGCGAGGGTGCTTTATTGGGTTTTCGAGGCAAATGACCGAATTGTTGAGGTGTCCAGTACGCAGTGCCTAGCGTTGCGTTTGTGAGCAAGAACTTCAATGTCGTCTTCGGAGTCTTTGACGATCTCGGCTTAATCTAAGGTTTTATGCAGAAGAGAGGCTGAATACAGCGCATTGGCCATCGTCGAACGTCATGATCACGTCGCCATTGAGTCTCTCCGCCGATAGCAGGCGCGGCACTGATGGAATCTTTATGCATCCATGCTCGTTGAAGTGCTTGGGGTTCGTCAGTACGCATAGAAGCGCTTGGTCTACACGATGTTTTTGGAGTGAATTTGATTCCGTCGCAGAGTGTTTCAGCTTGTCGTAATCGGCTTCGTCTATCTGACGTTCTGGATGAGAGGTCGTTACTCTAGCGCAGAATGAGACGGCACCGGCAAGCGGTCTGAATTTGATTGTGGCTGCGATCACGCACTGGAATACCGTCTATCTCGAACGCGCGGCAGAGCAGATGGCCGAATCGCGGCAGTTCGATTTTGCGTTGCTCCGCACGAGCTATCTTTCATCGCTACGAACTGTCATAAAAGTTCTTGCTTTCCGCAGGGTGAGCGAGGAGAAGCGGCCTAGCTGAAGGAACCGCGGAAAATGCCTTGGGGTGGGCACAGGGAATTCGGCGCCAACGAGCCACTGTGTCTCTGGCGAGGATGCGAGCACGCGGGTAATGAGCAGCGACCCCGTATATGTCAAGACCAATACCAAAATCCAAAGAAACACCCCTTCCTCCCCCTGATTCATATGGAGTCGCGCTGTGAGGAAAGGCGGAATCCTGCGACAAGCTTTACAACATAGGTCCATGACAATGCTGTGTGTTAGGTACAGGCCGAACGTATCGCGGCGCACGTTCACAAAGCGTGGCCAGCTCGCGGTGGGGATCTTCATCAAGAAAAGAACGACCATGATGGAGTAGATTTGATTGGTGAATCGGAGTGTGTTGCTGGGATCGACGGAATGTAGATGTACGAGCAACAGTGTTTCCGCGTAGGCCATTGTCAGGCTTACAAGCGTCAGCGCAACCATCGTGTTGAGTGAGATTTCGCTTATCCATTGGGTCATTTTGACGATGTGCTTTGAAGCGAACGAGCCTAGCCACAGATCAAAGACGAACCCGAACAGAGCTTCGAGATGCGAGCTAGGTATCCACAGTCTGTAGATGTTCACTACATAAAACAGGTGAACGGCCAAAAGAACCAATCCAAGACGGATATCGTACAGGTATCGACGCAATGCAAGCAGAACAAGAAGTGCAAGCAGCAGATTTGGAACGAACCAGAATGATGTCGAAAGCAGGCAATCCCTCAATCGACCAAATAGGACAGGTAGCAGGTTGTGCAGGCTTAGTACAAATCGATGGTGAAGGAGATCAAGGCTTATTGTGTAGGTAATGAATACCGTCACCCAGATGAGCCATGGAAGAAAAACCTTCTTGACGCGTCGACCGAAATAGTGGGTTCGGCGGCTTGTTTGAAGACGCTCCCCAAGGAGGAAGCCGGAGATGAGAAAGAATCCAACAGTTCCGAACTTCAATGGAACTTTCAGTGCATCTTTCCATGAAGAAGGCGCATTGACAAGATCAAATGCGCCGGTGGCATGTATTGCGATGATCGCAAGCATAGACCAGAAGCGAACGTTATCAACAAAAACATGCCATCCCACTTGAGCAGTTCGAGACGAAACAAGCAATGGCTCCGCACGCATCTTGCGCATGGTGTCGAAGTCTTTCACGGGTGTTTCGAGGATCGATTCTGTTACCTGTGAGTTCGGGTTATCCATCTGCGCGTCTGGGCAAGAGGTCAGGTCTTCTGCAAGTTGAGTCCAAAATAGAAACCTCTTCGTTC
This region includes:
- a CDS encoding methyltransferase family protein, which translates into the protein MSLEALREGNCWFCEHCGEHWEEVPTEAMMSDAEASSALVNAQSEDDAFDDKRKQLRKRRSKRRTVILVTIAAVAVAAWNVQLPWTPLRWVALTLWTCSQILWTIARWQLGSSFTPMTEARQLVTDGLYSRIQNPIYLFRGVSLASLVIYLDKSWLLLGLLVLVPIQVQRIRAERKTLFTAFRIRYFQYSKKTWF
- a CDS encoding acyltransferase family protein, which produces MDNPNSQVTESILETPVKDFDTMRKMRAEPLLVSSRTAQVGWHVFVDNVRFWSMLAIIAIHATGAFDLVNAPSSWKDALKVPLKFGTVGFFLISGFLLGERLQTSRRTHYFGRRVKKVFLPWLIWVTVFITYTISLDLLHHRFVLSLHNLLPVLFGRLRDCLLSTSFWFVPNLLLALLVLLALRRYLYDIRLGLVLLAVHLFYVVNIYRLWIPSSHLEALFGFVFDLWLGSFASKHIVKMTQWISEISLNTMVALTLVSLTMAYAETLLLVHLHSVDPSNTLRFTNQIYSIMVVLFLMKIPTASWPRFVNVRRDTFGLYLTHSIVMDLCCKACRRIPPFLTARLHMNQGEEGVFLWILVLVLTYTGSLLITRVLASSPETQWLVGAEFPVPTPRHFPRFLQLGRFSSLTLRKARTFMTVRSDER
- a CDS encoding VWA domain-containing protein, encoding MEHFRPWLRKTLLIASLVQFSFAQAVTPAPEAAGSSPTYLLHQNVEEVLLYCTVLDHQGNLVTDLERSAFKVAEDKASVAITHFDHRDVPVSLALVLDGSGSMKEKRSAVQAAAVDLIKASNPDDETSVTNFADTSYLDQDFTSDLPRLQSALGQSKTVSGGTALFDTVISAANHLAEASHRNKEVIVVVTDGRDNASAADLSSAIRRVQTANGPVIYSIGLLYDLPGSDARRARHDLQALSDETGGIAFFPASVQEVDRIAAEVSKDIRNQYTIGYRPPSNTSSDGYRTIAVQAASSSHRDLVVRTRKGYLRTKASTSNN